Proteins encoded by one window of Neptunomonas phycophila:
- a CDS encoding flavodoxin family protein — translation MAQIIVVYHSGYGHTKVVAEKVAEGANASLIAIDEHGDIPESAWDELNAADAIIWGSPTYMGSPSWQFKKFAEATSKIWFTQGWKDKVFGGFTNSASFNGDKQVSLIALQTLASQHGGIWVSLGLLPSNSKDATRKDLNNLGGSVGLLVQSPSDASVDEIPQGDLDTAVSYGKRVAEITAKLA, via the coding sequence ATGGCTCAAATAATAGTTGTTTATCATTCAGGGTATGGCCACACCAAAGTGGTAGCTGAAAAAGTAGCTGAAGGTGCTAATGCATCGCTTATCGCTATCGACGAACACGGCGACATCCCCGAGAGCGCATGGGACGAGCTTAATGCCGCCGACGCTATCATTTGGGGCTCCCCAACTTATATGGGTAGCCCGAGCTGGCAGTTTAAAAAGTTTGCAGAAGCCACCTCCAAAATTTGGTTCACCCAAGGCTGGAAAGATAAAGTCTTTGGTGGTTTTACCAACAGCGCTAGCTTCAACGGCGACAAACAAGTTTCATTAATCGCGTTACAAACACTAGCCTCACAACACGGCGGTATTTGGGTGAGCTTAGGCTTATTGCCAAGCAACTCTAAAGATGCAACCCGTAAAGACCTAAACAACCTAGGCGGCTCGGTTGGCCTGCTGGTTCAATCACCATCTGACGCCAGCGTCGATGAAATCCCGCAAGGGGACTTAGACACCGCTGTTTCCTATGGGAAGCGCGTAGCTGAAATCACAGCTAAGCTAGCGTAA
- a CDS encoding winged helix-turn-helix transcriptional regulator, whose product MKKDMISHDDKSKTPPDVAYIQGEIGIPLSVRMERGDVFAEQCPSRQVLKHVTSRWGVLVLVALAGGTYRFSDLRRKVSGVSEKMLAQTLQGLEGDGFVKRVSYPVVPPHVEYSLTSLGLEVSGKVEALADWIELNLFEILEAQAKHSQNSP is encoded by the coding sequence ATGAAAAAAGATATGATCAGTCATGATGACAAGTCTAAGACGCCGCCCGACGTTGCTTATATACAGGGTGAAATAGGTATACCTTTGTCGGTGAGAATGGAGCGCGGTGATGTATTTGCAGAGCAATGCCCTTCCAGACAGGTATTGAAGCATGTAACGAGTCGTTGGGGAGTTTTAGTCTTGGTCGCATTAGCCGGAGGGACTTACCGCTTTAGTGATCTGCGCCGTAAGGTATCTGGGGTTAGCGAGAAAATGCTAGCACAGACCTTACAAGGGCTGGAGGGTGATGGCTTTGTGAAGCGCGTTTCGTATCCTGTTGTTCCGCCGCATGTTGAGTATAGTCTAACGTCGCTAGGGCTTGAGGTGAGTGGCAAGGTTGAAGCGTTGGCAGATTGGATCGAACTCAACCTCTTCGAGATTTTAGAAGCGCAGGCGAAGCATTCGCAGAACAGCCCGTGA
- a CDS encoding HAD family hydrolase, translating to MKKIAIFDFDGVIVDSLMIKLDAFIHCFGIPLTKEQQAQAKRIHLSTGGIPRAVKIQMMLDTFQSESITGSMDDFLARFQITLDDRMRSLTIDDATRSMLYTLQKEGIAIFINSAAPVNEIKETLKNNQLLDCFVAVYGGDERKPENFDKIAAITGQHVNRVFVGDADYDEQAAHERHIPFIRYVGYDDLFTTPAQCLTANTMPELTDMILTTLQ from the coding sequence ATGAAAAAGATCGCTATATTCGACTTCGATGGTGTCATCGTCGACAGCTTGATGATCAAACTGGATGCCTTTATCCACTGTTTTGGAATACCACTAACTAAAGAACAGCAAGCACAAGCCAAACGCATTCATCTGTCTACCGGTGGTATTCCTCGGGCCGTTAAAATTCAAATGATGCTTGATACATTTCAATCGGAATCTATAACAGGAAGTATGGATGATTTCTTAGCTCGCTTTCAGATTACGCTAGACGACCGGATGCGATCTCTTACAATAGACGACGCTACTCGCTCAATGCTTTATACATTACAAAAAGAAGGTATAGCAATATTCATCAACAGCGCAGCGCCGGTTAATGAAATTAAAGAGACACTAAAGAATAATCAACTATTGGATTGCTTTGTCGCCGTGTATGGCGGGGATGAACGAAAACCAGAGAACTTCGATAAAATAGCGGCCATCACTGGCCAACATGTGAACCGTGTATTTGTGGGTGATGCCGACTATGACGAACAAGCCGCACACGAACGACACATACCGTTTATTCGCTATGTTGGATACGATGATTTATTCACAACACCGGCTCAGTGCCTTACTGCCAACACCATGCCTGAACTGACTGATATGATTTTAACAACGTTACAATAA
- a CDS encoding SDR family oxidoreductase, with protein sequence MIAVTGATGQLGRLVIHELLKTQPANSIIAAVRSPEKAEDLADLGVVVRQADYDQPATLATAFNGAKKLLLISSSEIGKRAAQHSAVIDAANASGVTLIAYTSLLHADTSPLALAQEHVITEQKLAESGVPFVLLRNGWYTENYLASIPSALEHGAFIGAAGNGKIASAPRADYAAAAAAVMASPQDQAGKVYELAGDTAYTLAELAHYLSETTGNTIQYQNLPEAEFAKVLVGAGLPEGFANILADSDAGAAKGALFDSSHQLSQLIGRNSKPMTESLKASL encoded by the coding sequence ATGATTGCTGTAACCGGAGCGACAGGCCAGCTAGGCCGTTTGGTCATTCATGAACTGCTTAAAACACAACCTGCAAATAGCATTATCGCCGCCGTACGTAGCCCTGAAAAAGCCGAAGACCTTGCGGATCTCGGTGTCGTTGTCCGCCAAGCAGACTATGATCAACCAGCAACGTTAGCCACAGCCTTTAACGGAGCCAAAAAGCTCTTACTCATTTCATCCAGTGAGATCGGAAAACGAGCGGCTCAGCATTCCGCGGTTATTGATGCAGCCAACGCTTCAGGCGTCACCCTCATCGCATACACCAGCCTTTTGCATGCAGATACCTCCCCGCTGGCATTAGCTCAGGAGCATGTCATAACCGAACAAAAGTTAGCCGAATCTGGCGTGCCTTTTGTTCTATTACGCAATGGCTGGTACACCGAAAACTACTTGGCCAGCATACCTTCCGCTCTTGAGCATGGCGCATTCATTGGTGCTGCAGGCAATGGAAAAATAGCCTCAGCACCTCGTGCAGACTATGCCGCCGCCGCTGCCGCCGTCATGGCATCGCCGCAAGATCAAGCAGGCAAAGTTTATGAACTGGCAGGTGATACCGCTTATACGCTTGCCGAATTAGCACATTACCTAAGCGAGACCACGGGCAATACGATCCAATACCAAAACTTACCCGAAGCAGAATTTGCCAAAGTATTGGTTGGCGCGGGTTTGCCTGAAGGCTTCGCAAATATATTGGCAGACTCAGATGCAGGCGCTGCCAAGGGAGCTCTATTTGATAGTAGCCATCAATTAAGTCAGCTGATAGGTAGAAATAGCAAACCAATGACTGAATCTCTTAAAGCGTCACTCTAA
- a CDS encoding PEP-CTERM sorting domain-containing protein, producing the protein MKLLAYAAVGFSMIAGAAQSAIITADLTPIVNTAQTYSQTITLPTNVTFADVTLGLMLKGDYDLSSEYFNFYIDGTQLLSWNASSPGIFSTTIYPHYDYLLMGSLSISDVQWTSFASDQTLNLSWSNGPNVNAYAKGGLDFVSYTLTGTPSVLAPNTATQQEVPEPLSLALLGLGLAAIGYSRRKKANA; encoded by the coding sequence ATGAAACTATTAGCTTACGCTGCAGTTGGTTTTTCGATGATTGCGGGGGCGGCTCAATCGGCCATCATCACAGCCGATTTAACCCCCATTGTAAACACGGCACAAACGTACTCGCAGACAATTACTTTGCCGACTAATGTCACCTTCGCTGATGTGACACTCGGGCTTATGCTTAAGGGCGACTACGATTTGAGCAGTGAGTACTTTAACTTTTATATTGATGGTACTCAGCTGTTGTCTTGGAACGCCTCTTCACCGGGTATATTTTCCACCACTATCTACCCACACTATGATTATCTGCTAATGGGTAGCCTGTCGATTAGCGATGTGCAGTGGACCAGCTTTGCCAGTGATCAAACACTTAATCTATCGTGGTCTAATGGGCCGAATGTTAACGCCTATGCTAAAGGAGGCTTAGATTTCGTCTCGTATACGTTAACAGGAACACCCAGTGTGCTTGCACCCAATACAGCGACTCAGCAAGAGGTGCCGGAACCACTTTCACTCGCATTACTAGGCTTAGGTTTGGCGGCTATCGGTTACAGCCGTCGTAAAAAAGCAAACGCTTAG
- the gpt gene encoding xanthine phosphoribosyltransferase, whose protein sequence is MSEPTAQATPQLPYHRDFPVGWDELHRNCRALSWRLLEKGPWKGIIAITRGGLVPAAILARELDIRLIDTVCVTSYGIAEEGAEAMKQGELNILKGVEGDGEGFLLVDDLVDTGKTARVVREMLPKAHFATIYAKPAGCPLVDTFITEVSQDTWIRFPWDMEPAFATPLAARNT, encoded by the coding sequence ATGTCAGAACCCACTGCGCAAGCGACACCACAACTACCCTACCATCGCGACTTTCCGGTGGGATGGGATGAGCTGCACCGTAATTGCCGCGCTTTATCATGGCGGTTATTGGAAAAGGGCCCGTGGAAAGGCATTATAGCGATCACACGAGGCGGTTTGGTTCCTGCGGCGATTTTGGCTCGTGAATTAGATATTCGATTGATCGATACCGTGTGCGTAACCAGCTACGGTATAGCCGAGGAAGGTGCCGAGGCCATGAAGCAAGGTGAGCTGAATATTCTTAAAGGGGTTGAGGGTGATGGTGAAGGCTTCTTGCTTGTAGATGACCTAGTCGATACGGGTAAAACAGCACGTGTGGTTCGTGAGATGTTACCTAAAGCGCACTTTGCAACTATTTACGCCAAGCCTGCTGGCTGCCCTCTAGTGGATACCTTTATTACTGAAGTAAGCCAAGATACATGGATCCGTTTCCCGTGGGATATGGAACCAGCGTTTGCAACACCGCTGGCAGCCAGAAACACATAA